A single Pseudomonadota bacterium DNA region contains:
- a CDS encoding 50S ribosomal protein L11 methyltransferase, producing the protein MVRDATPCLSVLVPEDRAETEIDRLVSLGATAIEERDRTTMTGAGEGGAVCLVAGFADPKSRDRAAQARAEDGVEAIPMDVADDGWSSGWRAFFKPVELERLLVVTPWMRVPAGDRAVIVIDPGLAFGTGGHATTRLVLGLLERRAIERGLPGEVLDVGAGSGVLAIAAVKLGAERALAIDIDPAAVIATAENAAANGVGGSVEPRSGQARDVPEEFPLVLANIELAAFRECAADIRARVAPSGELFLSGLLEEQVDACAALFPGFERLASTALDGWAALALRRAP; encoded by the coding sequence ATGGTTCGAGACGCTACCCCGTGCCTGTCCGTGCTCGTGCCGGAGGATCGCGCCGAGACCGAGATCGATCGCCTGGTCTCCTTGGGCGCGACCGCCATCGAGGAGCGCGACCGGACGACGATGACCGGCGCGGGAGAGGGCGGCGCCGTCTGCCTCGTCGCCGGGTTCGCGGACCCGAAGTCCAGGGACCGCGCGGCGCAGGCGCGCGCGGAGGACGGCGTCGAGGCGATCCCGATGGACGTGGCGGACGACGGCTGGAGCTCGGGCTGGCGCGCGTTCTTCAAGCCCGTCGAGCTCGAGCGGCTGCTCGTCGTGACGCCGTGGATGCGCGTCCCGGCCGGGGATCGCGCGGTCATCGTGATCGATCCGGGGCTCGCGTTCGGGACCGGCGGCCACGCGACGACGCGGCTCGTCCTCGGGCTGCTCGAGCGGCGGGCGATCGAGCGCGGCCTGCCGGGGGAGGTGCTCGACGTGGGGGCGGGCTCCGGCGTGCTCGCGATCGCGGCGGTGAAGCTCGGGGCCGAGCGCGCCCTCGCGATCGACATCGATCCCGCGGCCGTGATCGCGACGGCCGAGAACGCCGCGGCGAACGGCGTCGGCGGCTCCGTCGAGCCCCGATCCGGCCAGGCGCGCGACGTTCCGGAGGAGTTTCCGCTCGTGCTCGCGAACATCGAGCTCGCCGCGTTCCGGGAGTGCGCGGCGGACATCCGCGCGCGCGTGGCGCCCTCGGGAGAGCTCTTCCTGAGCGGGCTGCTCGAGGAGCAGGTCGACGCGTGCGCCGCGCTCTTCCCGGGCTTCGAGCGGCTCGCGTCCACCGCGCTGGACGGCTGGGCCGCCCTCGCCCTGCGGCGCGCGCCGTGA